Proteins from one Candidatus Zixiibacteriota bacterium genomic window:
- a CDS encoding response regulator: protein MSKKILIVDDEQDIRIYLNTLFKKEGYETAIAEDGVIALRVLEEFNPDLITLDLQMPNNTGTDFYRKIHRNEKYNNIPIIVISGMAGRHLAVKKPVAVFEKPIDTEKLLEAVNNVIG, encoded by the coding sequence ATGAGCAAGAAAATATTGATTGTTGATGACGAACAGGACATCAGGATTTATCTTAATACCTTATTCAAAAAAGAAGGCTATGAAACAGCTATAGCAGAGGATGGAGTAATTGCTTTAAGGGTATTAGAAGAATTTAATCCTGACCTGATAACTTTAGATTTGCAAATGCCAAATAACACCGGAACAGATTTCTATCGCAAAATTCATCGAAATGAAAAATATAACAATATTCCCATAATCGTAATAAGCGGTATGGCTGGCCGGCATCTGGCTGTTAAAAAACCTGTTGCCGTGTTCGAAAAACCGATTGATACTGAAAAATTACTGGAAGCTGTCAATAACGTCATCGGTTAA